In Halovivax gelatinilyticus, the following are encoded in one genomic region:
- a CDS encoding DNA-directed RNA polymerase — translation MYKRVRLKDTVEVPPEELGDVSPNLVKRLLQDKLEGRMDEEVGSIVSVTTVHDIGEGTVLPNRPGVYYEADFDAVTFDPQMQEVVDGTVVEVVEFGAFVGIGPVDGLLHVSQISDEYLAYDGENQRLSSSESDQALGVEDAIRTRIVTKSIDERNPRDSKIGLTAKQVGLGKHGWLEAEREEREAAAGE, via the coding sequence ATGTACAAACGGGTCAGACTAAAAGATACGGTAGAAGTGCCACCCGAGGAGCTCGGAGACGTCTCTCCGAACCTCGTAAAACGACTGCTTCAGGACAAACTGGAAGGGCGTATGGACGAGGAGGTGGGCTCCATCGTCTCGGTCACGACGGTCCACGACATCGGCGAGGGAACCGTCCTGCCGAATCGGCCCGGCGTCTACTACGAGGCCGACTTCGACGCGGTCACGTTCGATCCGCAGATGCAGGAGGTCGTCGACGGCACCGTCGTCGAGGTCGTCGAGTTCGGAGCCTTCGTCGGGATCGGTCCGGTCGACGGACTGTTACACGTCTCACAGATCTCCGACGAGTACCTCGCCTACGACGGGGAGAATCAGCGACTCTCTTCGAGCGAATCGGATCAGGCACTCGGCGTCGAGGACGCGATCCGCACGCGGATCGTCACGAAGAGCATCGACGAGCGAAACCCGCGCGACTCGAAGATCGGGTTGACGGCGAAGCAAGTCGGTCTCGGCAAACACGGCTGGCTCGAAGCGGAACGCGAAGAGCGCGAAGCCGCCGCGGGTGAGTGA
- the spt4 gene encoding transcription elongation factor subunit Spt4, whose protein sequence is MATNRLVCRECHLVNDADSETCDSCASSSLTEDWAGYVVIAHPEESDIATEMQVTEPGAYALKVR, encoded by the coding sequence ATGGCGACGAACCGACTCGTCTGCCGGGAGTGTCACCTCGTCAACGACGCGGATTCGGAGACGTGTGACTCCTGTGCCTCCTCGTCGCTCACCGAGGACTGGGCCGGCTACGTCGTCATCGCCCACCCCGAAGAGAGCGACATCGCGACCGAGATGCAGGTGACCGAACCCGGCGCGTACGCGCTGAAGGTCCGCTGA
- a CDS encoding GTP-dependent dephospho-CoA kinase family protein, with the protein MPGEDDPSGPTGDGHDEWHVTLPPSLRDDLKSPLGPIETDAEILLEDVSGPLFAVGDVVTYHLVRAGTEPDLALVDGITKREAVDDDLLETVTDGSIVTVDNPPATITADLAREIVSAIDADEPITLFVEGEEDLAVLPVIVAAPDGASVVYGQPDEGMVHVVVDATVRAEIRALLDRFDGATERLLSILES; encoded by the coding sequence GTGCCCGGTGAGGACGACCCTTCCGGACCGACTGGCGACGGGCACGACGAGTGGCACGTGACGCTCCCGCCGTCGCTTCGCGACGACCTCAAATCGCCGCTAGGCCCCATCGAAACCGACGCAGAGATCCTTCTCGAGGACGTCTCCGGCCCGCTTTTCGCCGTCGGCGACGTCGTCACCTACCACCTGGTGCGAGCAGGAACCGAACCCGATCTCGCGCTCGTCGACGGCATCACGAAGCGAGAGGCCGTCGACGACGACCTTCTCGAGACCGTCACCGACGGGTCGATCGTGACCGTCGACAACCCCCCGGCGACGATCACCGCCGACCTGGCGCGCGAAATCGTCTCGGCGATCGACGCGGACGAGCCGATCACCCTCTTCGTCGAGGGTGAAGAAGACCTCGCCGTGTTGCCGGTGATCGTCGCCGCCCCGGACGGTGCGAGCGTCGTCTACGGTCAGCCCGACGAGGGAATGGTCCACGTTGTCGTCGATGCGACCGTCAGAGCCGAGATTCGCGCGTTGCTCGACCGGTTCGACGGCGCGACCGAGCGCCTCCTCTCGATCCTCGAATCCTAG
- a CDS encoding PaaI family thioesterase — translation MDVLDRFNERYPFGEHLGVELTHVEEGYVEGTIELEDYHSLSESTTLAHGAVAFGLADSLSAAAIASVEGSPGPTLDVRIDYFRPATDDIYGAAEVVRYGRDTGVVEVELTDEDDRRLASTRGVYKTNLVDGSNPFVDS, via the coding sequence ATGGACGTTCTCGACCGATTCAACGAGCGGTATCCCTTCGGCGAACACCTCGGCGTCGAACTCACGCACGTCGAAGAAGGCTACGTCGAAGGCACGATCGAACTCGAAGACTATCACTCCCTCTCGGAGTCGACCACGCTCGCTCACGGGGCCGTCGCGTTCGGACTGGCAGACTCGCTGTCGGCGGCGGCTATCGCCTCGGTCGAGGGATCGCCCGGCCCGACGCTCGACGTTCGCATCGATTACTTCAGACCCGCGACTGACGACATCTACGGCGCCGCCGAGGTGGTCCGTTACGGGCGCGACACGGGCGTCGTCGAGGTCGAACTCACCGACGAAGACGATAGACGACTCGCGTCGACGCGCGGCGTCTACAAGACGAACCTCGTCGACGGATCGAATCCGTTCGTCGACTCCTAG
- a CDS encoding geranylgeranyl reductase family protein has translation MYDFAVVGVGPAGARFARRAAENGHRVIALEQGEIGSPLACSGHVSRDIWSFTGEGARERLAQNEVYGARFHVDGPGGRAYPFYKDEPVSNVIDRVALDRHLAELARDAGADVRDHHTVTDVDVRADRVVLTASGPDGTVEFEAKLVAGCDGPRSRVRDALSLPEPDEFLHGVLAFDDEPDHDDFVDVHLTAPTFFAWRIPRGDAGVEYGLAAPPGVEVKKHFDDLVAGYDVSVANRCSGAIPIGPPERVTGDRGFLIGDAAGQTKPFTGGGILYGMRCGDHAAREIDPDHPSTVRAYERAWRADIERDQAFGHRLRQAYSLPEPVQRIGLRALSGEIGVHMDRPTSMFTREHIRAMFSMK, from the coding sequence ATGTACGACTTCGCGGTCGTCGGCGTCGGGCCGGCCGGGGCCAGATTCGCGCGACGCGCGGCCGAAAACGGCCACCGCGTCATCGCGCTTGAACAGGGTGAGATCGGATCGCCGCTGGCCTGCTCGGGTCACGTGAGCCGAGATATCTGGTCGTTTACCGGCGAGGGTGCGCGCGAGCGACTCGCACAGAACGAAGTCTACGGCGCGCGCTTTCACGTCGACGGGCCGGGCGGTCGCGCCTACCCGTTCTACAAGGACGAACCGGTGTCGAACGTGATCGATCGCGTCGCGCTGGATCGACACCTCGCCGAGCTCGCCCGCGACGCCGGCGCGGACGTCCGCGACCACCACACCGTGACCGACGTCGACGTGAGAGCGGATCGGGTCGTCCTCACCGCGTCCGGTCCCGACGGAACCGTCGAATTCGAGGCGAAGCTCGTCGCCGGCTGCGACGGGCCGCGCTCGCGCGTCCGCGACGCGCTCTCGCTTCCGGAACCGGACGAATTTCTCCACGGCGTGCTCGCCTTCGACGACGAACCGGATCACGACGATTTCGTCGACGTCCACCTGACGGCACCGACGTTCTTCGCCTGGCGCATCCCGCGCGGGGACGCCGGCGTCGAGTACGGACTGGCCGCGCCGCCAGGCGTCGAGGTGAAAAAACACTTCGACGATCTGGTCGCCGGCTACGACGTGTCGGTCGCGAATCGCTGTTCGGGCGCGATTCCGATCGGCCCGCCGGAGCGGGTGACCGGCGATCGCGGCTTTCTCATCGGCGACGCGGCCGGCCAGACGAAACCGTTCACCGGCGGCGGCATCCTCTACGGGATGCGCTGTGGCGACCACGCCGCCCGCGAGATCGATCCCGACCACCCTTCGACGGTCCGCGCCTACGAGCGCGCCTGGCGCGCCGACATCGAACGCGACCAGGCCTTCGGCCATCGACTGCGACAGGCCTACTCGCTCCCCGAACCGGTCCAGCGGATCGGATTGCGCGCCCTCTCGGGGGAGATCGGCGTCCACATGGACCGGCCGACGTCGATGTTCACCCGCGAGCACATTCGGGCGATGTTTTCGATGAAGTGA
- a CDS encoding aminomethyltransferase family protein: MTAIESKHAALGATFESRGGRTVVSEYGRPERAHQAVRNGVGCIETARGVVVVEGEDRVEYVDNVVSNRVPAEDGRGCYAVLCDPQGRIELDLYVYNAGERLLLFTPPTAAESLASEWREKVFIQDVEIADATDEYATFGVHGPGATEKVASVLAGPATPEDHLTFVRGSIGDAGVTVIRTDGLAGEEGYEVVCDVDYAEDVFELLTIQAGNTTPFGYRTWETLTLEAGTPLFETELEGTIPNVLGLRHALDFEKGCYVGQEVVSRVENRGQPSRRLIGLELDVVEPDEPIPESGAAVFAGDASIGEVTRAEFGPTAETPLAFALVDFDRDEPSVTVRVDGEEVPATRRNLPFVDGSDRSARLPDYR; this comes from the coding sequence ATGACCGCCATCGAGTCGAAACACGCTGCTCTCGGGGCGACGTTCGAATCGCGCGGCGGACGGACCGTGGTCTCGGAGTACGGTCGGCCAGAGCGCGCCCACCAGGCAGTCAGAAACGGCGTCGGCTGCATCGAGACGGCCCGCGGCGTGGTGGTCGTCGAGGGCGAAGACCGGGTCGAGTACGTCGACAACGTCGTCTCGAATCGCGTGCCAGCCGAGGACGGCCGCGGCTGCTACGCGGTCCTCTGTGACCCGCAAGGCCGCATCGAGCTGGATCTCTACGTCTACAACGCCGGCGAGCGATTGCTGCTATTCACGCCGCCGACAGCGGCCGAATCGCTCGCCTCAGAGTGGCGAGAGAAGGTGTTCATCCAGGACGTCGAGATCGCCGACGCGACCGACGAGTACGCGACGTTCGGCGTCCACGGCCCGGGGGCGACCGAGAAGGTTGCCAGCGTGCTGGCCGGGCCGGCCACGCCCGAAGACCACCTGACGTTCGTCCGCGGATCGATCGGCGACGCGGGCGTGACCGTGATCAGAACCGACGGACTCGCCGGCGAGGAGGGCTACGAGGTCGTCTGCGACGTCGATTACGCCGAGGACGTCTTCGAGCTGCTGACGATCCAGGCCGGGAACACGACCCCCTTCGGCTACCGAACCTGGGAGACGCTCACCCTCGAAGCGGGGACGCCGCTGTTCGAGACCGAACTCGAGGGGACGATACCGAACGTTCTGGGCCTGCGACACGCCCTCGACTTCGAGAAGGGCTGTTACGTCGGCCAGGAGGTCGTCTCTCGCGTCGAGAATCGCGGTCAACCGAGTCGGCGACTGATCGGCCTCGAACTCGACGTCGTCGAGCCGGACGAACCGATACCCGAATCGGGCGCAGCCGTCTTCGCCGGCGACGCGAGTATCGGCGAGGTGACCCGGGCCGAGTTCGGTCCGACGGCAGAAACGCCGCTCGCGTTCGCGCTCGTCGACTTCGACCGGGACGAGCCGTCGGTCACCGTCAGAGTCGACGGTGAGGAGGTGCCGGCGACGCGTCGCAACCTTCCGTTCGTCGACGGCTCGGATCGGTCCGCCAGGCTGCCCGACTATCGCTGA
- a CDS encoding DUF6432 family protein yields MRAKREYRDRGETQVAILDALVERNEEGMTIFELRAAVSVGIDEIESGLADLKADELIVVDSQRTRTVIKPADRVVPDPAETDDESVVDWVRERLPF; encoded by the coding sequence ATGCGAGCCAAGCGGGAATATCGCGACCGGGGAGAGACCCAGGTGGCGATACTCGATGCGCTCGTCGAACGCAACGAAGAGGGGATGACCATCTTCGAACTTCGGGCGGCCGTCAGCGTCGGGATCGACGAGATCGAATCCGGGCTGGCCGACCTCAAAGCCGACGAGCTAATCGTCGTCGACAGCCAGCGCACCCGGACCGTGATAAAACCGGCCGACCGAGTCGTCCCCGACCCCGCTGAGACGGACGACGAGTCGGTCGTCGACTGGGTGCGCGAGCGACTCCCGTTCTAG
- a CDS encoding DUF7093 family protein — protein sequence MAVRCSLLGHSFGELEVDRTREERGSEVVVTVEEYEVCDRCGTRNVLSENTEVKRIARATDSADSTRDQEVEPPAEREAEPEGAEDLAPSDADDESLPTDEAGEPITDDAEILDDSDGDHDEPERGHGEWPASDDVGADESDANDSSPAEWPDAGEPEPEDTGELIDDSDAPQSDDAATDPAEPTDDSVRTDETPATRSDPSSGIESAGDAPEPGTSPSRDGVPTEFFCPRCSFVASSDRGSLRAGDICPECKKGYLGERERR from the coding sequence ATGGCTGTCCGATGTTCGCTGCTCGGCCACTCGTTCGGGGAACTCGAGGTCGATCGCACGCGAGAGGAACGCGGAAGTGAGGTCGTCGTGACCGTCGAAGAGTACGAAGTCTGCGATCGCTGCGGTACGCGGAACGTACTGAGCGAGAACACGGAGGTCAAACGCATCGCACGGGCTACCGACAGCGCCGATTCGACTCGCGATCAGGAGGTCGAACCGCCTGCCGAACGCGAGGCGGAACCCGAAGGGGCCGAGGATCTGGCACCGTCCGACGCCGATGACGAGTCGCTCCCGACCGACGAAGCCGGTGAGCCGATCACCGACGACGCCGAAATCTTAGACGATTCTGACGGCGATCACGACGAACCGGAACGAGGCCACGGCGAGTGGCCGGCGTCGGACGACGTGGGGGCCGACGAGTCGGACGCGAACGACTCGTCGCCTGCCGAGTGGCCCGACGCCGGCGAACCCGAACCGGAGGATACCGGCGAACTGATCGACGACTCCGACGCCCCGCAATCGGACGACGCGGCGACCGATCCGGCCGAACCGACTGACGATTCCGTGCGAACGGACGAGACGCCGGCGACGCGGTCCGATCCGTCCTCGGGTATCGAGAGCGCGGGAGACGCACCCGAACCGGGAACGTCACCGTCGCGAGATGGCGTTCCGACCGAGTTTTTCTGCCCGCGCTGTTCGTTCGTCGCCTCGAGCGATCGCGGCTCGCTGCGCGCCGGTGACATCTGCCCCGAGTGCAAGAAAGGCTACCTCGGTGAGCGAGAACGTCGGTAG
- a CDS encoding DUF5611 family protein has translation MKEYKMRRGEYLEERIPDMEASIEDYFGPITTTEEFKGSALHVVEEPDNPVFERIVAGAVSYSGKKDKLAVEFHERDPTELGPDELEAAGDAVNAKNDFLLEATGRDAKARRDSLKRSVEDDPEPDV, from the coding sequence ATGAAGGAGTACAAGATGCGTCGCGGTGAGTATCTCGAAGAACGGATTCCGGACATGGAAGCGTCGATCGAGGACTACTTCGGCCCGATCACGACCACCGAGGAGTTCAAGGGAAGCGCACTCCACGTCGTCGAGGAACCCGACAACCCCGTCTTCGAACGCATCGTCGCCGGTGCGGTTTCGTACTCCGGAAAGAAGGACAAACTCGCCGTCGAGTTCCACGAGCGCGACCCGACCGAACTGGGCCCGGACGAACTCGAGGCGGCCGGCGACGCGGTCAACGCGAAAAACGACTTCCTCCTCGAAGCGACCGGACGAGACGCGAAGGCGCGTCGCGATTCGCTCAAACGCTCGGTCGAAGACGATCCCGAACCCGACGTCTGA
- a CDS encoding 4Fe-4S dicluster domain-containing protein, producing the protein MAIDPQFHENREQVDECNGHAVWGPVDEPEELGIHGTHVAVDFDLCIADGACLEDCPVDVFEWVDTPGHPESEEKADPTHEAQCIDCMLCVDVCPVDAIDVDAGRTA; encoded by the coding sequence ATGGCTATCGATCCACAATTCCACGAAAATCGCGAGCAAGTCGACGAGTGTAACGGTCACGCTGTCTGGGGTCCGGTCGACGAACCCGAAGAGCTCGGGATCCACGGCACGCACGTCGCCGTCGACTTCGATCTCTGTATCGCGGATGGCGCCTGTCTCGAAGATTGCCCCGTCGACGTCTTCGAGTGGGTTGATACGCCCGGGCACCCGGAGAGCGAAGAAAAGGCCGATCCGACCCACGAAGCGCAGTGTATCGACTGCATGCTCTGTGTCGACGTCTGTCCCGTCGACGCGATCGACGTCGACGCGGGTCGAACAGCCTGA
- a CDS encoding MFS transporter, whose translation MQWPYRRTVLALCTLAFFATMVARLAISPVVPQITAEFEVTNTVVGFALTGLWMTYFLSQFPSGVLADRFGERSIILVSLGGTALASLALALSPVFGVFVLATLALGAMAGLHYSVGTTLLTRTHDDVGVAIGVHNAGGPVAGLSAPVVAAWIGSRWGWEPAVAIGAVVAVVVFVLFAWFVRPTEPRRPTQPMRERFEVTALVALISRPSIAFTIALSVLAAFVWQATASFLPTFLVEHHEYTTTEAGIVFSAYFLVQGVTSPGVGAASDRYGRDETTGVCLAIAALGFVALVAVPGPLATGFAVVALGVGLGWSSAFLPRFFDALSNDEAGAGFGLVRTVYGLLGALGSVTTGLFADLFGWAVAFGVLAGLLVVVCALLAGNRLLGTGY comes from the coding sequence ATGCAGTGGCCCTACAGACGGACGGTGCTCGCGCTGTGTACGCTCGCGTTCTTCGCGACGATGGTCGCGCGGCTGGCGATCAGCCCCGTCGTTCCGCAGATCACGGCGGAGTTCGAGGTCACGAACACCGTCGTCGGGTTCGCGCTGACGGGTCTCTGGATGACGTACTTCCTCTCGCAGTTTCCGAGTGGCGTCCTCGCCGATCGGTTCGGCGAGCGATCGATCATCCTCGTCTCGCTCGGCGGGACGGCACTCGCGAGCCTCGCGCTCGCACTCTCGCCCGTCTTCGGCGTGTTCGTCCTCGCGACGCTCGCCCTCGGGGCGATGGCCGGGTTACACTACAGCGTGGGGACGACGTTGCTCACGCGTACCCACGACGATGTTGGGGTAGCGATCGGGGTGCACAACGCGGGCGGTCCTGTGGCCGGCCTCTCGGCGCCCGTGGTCGCCGCCTGGATCGGTTCGCGGTGGGGATGGGAACCGGCCGTGGCGATCGGTGCGGTCGTGGCCGTGGTCGTGTTCGTGCTGTTCGCCTGGTTCGTCAGGCCGACGGAACCCAGGCGGCCGACCCAGCCGATGCGCGAGCGCTTCGAGGTGACGGCGCTCGTCGCTCTCATCTCGCGGCCATCGATCGCGTTCACCATCGCCCTCTCGGTTCTCGCGGCGTTCGTCTGGCAAGCGACGGCTTCGTTTCTCCCGACGTTTCTCGTCGAACACCACGAGTACACCACGACGGAAGCGGGGATCGTCTTCTCGGCGTACTTCCTCGTCCAGGGGGTGACCAGTCCGGGTGTCGGCGCCGCCTCGGATCGCTACGGGCGCGACGAGACGACCGGCGTCTGTCTGGCGATCGCCGCCCTCGGGTTCGTCGCGCTCGTCGCGGTTCCCGGACCGCTGGCGACCGGGTTCGCCGTCGTCGCCCTCGGCGTCGGTCTCGGCTGGTCGTCGGCGTTTCTTCCGCGCTTTTTCGACGCCCTCTCGAATGACGAAGCGGGCGCTGGGTTCGGCCTGGTTCGAACCGTATACGGGCTGCTCGGGGCCCTCGGTTCGGTGACGACGGGGCTGTTCGCCGATCTGTTCGGGTGGGCCGTAGCATTCGGCGTGCTCGCCGGGCTGCTCGTCGTCGTCTGTGCGCTCCTGGCGGGCAACCGACTACTCGGAACGGGATACTGA
- a CDS encoding acyl-CoA dehydrogenase family protein, producing MLDYVSLEADLDEEERLIRDTARDFVDDRVRPDIADHYEAGTFPTELIPELGELGFFAPNLDGYGLPNVSETAYGLLMQELEACDSGVRSMASVQGALVMYPIHAYGSEAQKDEWLPNLGTGEAVGCFGLTEPEHGSNPSGMQTHAERDSDGYVLNGAKTWITNSPIADVAIVWARDRSADDDPVRGFLVETDRDGVSTNKIDEKLSLRASITGEIGLNDVRVPEENVLPGVEGMKGPLSCLTQARYGIAWGAVGAARDCFETARDYAVDRDQFDGPIARFQLQQDKLAEMATQITTSQLLAYRLAELKERGDLRPQHVSMAKRNNVRMARDQARVAREMLGGNGITLDYSPMRHMANMETVYTYEGTHDIHTLILGQDLTGIAAFE from the coding sequence ATGCTCGATTACGTCTCGCTCGAGGCAGACCTCGACGAGGAAGAGCGACTGATTCGCGATACCGCCCGTGACTTCGTCGACGACCGCGTCCGGCCCGACATCGCCGACCACTACGAGGCCGGAACGTTTCCGACCGAACTGATCCCCGAACTCGGCGAACTCGGCTTCTTCGCCCCGAATCTCGACGGCTACGGGTTGCCGAACGTCTCGGAGACGGCGTACGGCCTGCTGATGCAGGAACTCGAAGCCTGCGACTCCGGCGTCCGCTCGATGGCTTCGGTCCAGGGCGCGCTCGTGATGTACCCCATTCACGCCTACGGCTCGGAGGCGCAGAAAGACGAGTGGCTTCCGAACCTGGGAACCGGCGAGGCGGTCGGCTGCTTTGGATTGACCGAACCAGAACACGGGTCGAATCCGTCGGGAATGCAGACCCACGCCGAGCGAGATTCGGACGGCTACGTGCTCAACGGCGCGAAGACGTGGATCACCAACTCGCCGATCGCCGACGTCGCGATCGTCTGGGCGCGCGATCGATCCGCAGACGACGATCCGGTCCGCGGCTTCCTCGTCGAGACCGATCGCGACGGGGTGTCGACGAACAAGATCGACGAGAAGCTCTCGCTTCGCGCGTCGATCACCGGCGAGATCGGACTCAACGACGTCCGCGTCCCGGAGGAGAACGTATTGCCGGGCGTCGAGGGCATGAAGGGGCCGCTGTCGTGTCTGACCCAGGCCCGCTACGGCATCGCCTGGGGTGCGGTCGGTGCAGCGCGCGACTGCTTCGAGACCGCCCGCGACTACGCCGTCGATCGCGACCAGTTCGACGGCCCGATCGCGCGCTTCCAGCTGCAACAGGACAAACTCGCCGAGATGGCGACCCAGATCACGACGAGTCAGTTACTCGCCTACCGACTCGCCGAACTCAAAGAACGCGGCGACCTGCGCCCCCAGCACGTCTCGATGGCCAAGCGCAACAACGTCCGGATGGCGCGCGACCAGGCCCGCGTCGCCCGCGAGATGCTCGGCGGCAACGGCATCACGCTGGACTACTCGCCGATGCGTCACATGGCGAACATGGAGACCGTCTATACGTACGAGGGCACCCACGACATCCACACGCTGATTCTCGGCCAGGATCTGACTGGGATTGCGGCGTTTGAGTAG
- a CDS encoding amidase: MSAAVTDSFDVLDATIAEIHAAMDDGALTAESLVSAYLRRIETYDDDLNAILSVNDGARERARTLDEQFDRDGFQGPLHGIPILLKDNQDTHDMPTTAGSVALSGSTPPGDAFVVERLREAGAIVLGKTNLQELSFGVDTISSLGGETRNAYDEERRPSGSSGGTAAAIAANLATVGTGTDTCSSVRSPPAFNALVGVRPTMGLVSRTGIVPLCATQDTAGPIARTVEDAARTLAAIVGFDPDDPITARGVGQVPSDGYVSLLDADGLDGARIGVVRQLFGPQSDEVSVAETEPVTAVVDEAIDELAAAGASIVDPVDIGDVGHLKSARVLHYEFARDFDAYLSSRRPDVDVDSLASLVASGTLAPSIEARFDDAPILGTDVDTLSENVGYLRRLARRTELAETTLATMASHDVDALCYPPSTVPPVTRDEHQPFAEMNCELAAHTGLPAIVVPAGYTDDGLPVGLELLGRAFDEGRLFELAYAYEQESGHRRPPERFGPIE; this comes from the coding sequence ATGTCCGCAGCCGTCACCGACTCGTTCGACGTACTCGATGCGACGATCGCCGAGATACACGCGGCCATGGACGACGGCGCGCTCACCGCCGAGTCCCTCGTCAGCGCCTACCTGCGCCGGATCGAGACCTACGACGACGACCTGAACGCGATTCTTTCGGTGAACGACGGGGCCAGAGAGCGCGCCCGAACACTCGACGAGCAGTTCGACCGCGACGGATTTCAGGGGCCGCTCCACGGGATTCCGATCCTGCTCAAAGACAACCAGGATACGCACGATATGCCGACGACGGCGGGCTCCGTCGCGCTCTCCGGGTCCACCCCGCCCGGCGACGCGTTCGTCGTCGAGCGACTTCGCGAGGCGGGCGCGATCGTCCTCGGCAAGACGAACCTCCAGGAACTGTCGTTCGGCGTCGATACGATCAGTTCTCTCGGCGGCGAGACGCGAAACGCCTACGACGAAGAGCGTCGCCCGTCGGGGTCGAGCGGCGGCACGGCGGCGGCGATCGCCGCGAACCTCGCCACCGTCGGAACGGGTACCGACACCTGCTCGTCAGTCCGATCGCCGCCGGCGTTTAACGCCCTCGTCGGCGTCCGACCGACGATGGGACTGGTGAGTCGGACGGGAATCGTCCCGCTCTGTGCCACGCAGGATACGGCCGGCCCCATCGCGCGAACCGTCGAGGACGCGGCGCGGACGTTAGCGGCGATCGTCGGCTTCGATCCCGACGATCCGATTACGGCCAGGGGCGTCGGTCAGGTTCCGTCGGACGGCTACGTCTCGCTCCTCGACGCGGACGGGCTCGACGGCGCTCGAATCGGCGTCGTCCGCCAGCTCTTCGGGCCGCAATCGGACGAGGTCTCCGTCGCCGAGACCGAACCGGTGACGGCCGTCGTCGACGAGGCGATCGACGAACTGGCGGCGGCCGGCGCGTCGATCGTCGATCCCGTCGATATCGGGGACGTCGGGCATCTGAAGAGCGCTCGCGTGCTCCACTACGAGTTCGCCCGCGACTTCGACGCTTATCTGTCGAGCCGTCGACCCGACGTCGACGTCGACTCGCTCGCCTCGCTGGTCGCTTCGGGCACGCTCGCGCCCTCGATCGAAGCCAGGTTCGACGATGCGCCGATTCTTGGGACCGACGTCGACACGCTCTCTGAGAACGTCGGCTACCTGCGCCGGCTCGCCCGGCGAACCGAACTCGCAGAGACCACGCTCGCCACGATGGCCTCTCACGACGTAGACGCGCTGTGTTATCCGCCGTCGACGGTTCCGCCGGTCACCCGGGACGAACACCAGCCGTTCGCGGAGATGAACTGCGAACTCGCGGCACACACCGGCTTACCCGCCATCGTCGTTCCGGCCGGCTACACCGACGACGGACTTCCGGTGGGGCTGGAACTACTGGGACGCGCCTTCGACGAGGGTCGGCTGTTCGAACTGGCCTACGCGTACGAACAGGAGAGCGGTCACCGTCGGCCACCCGAGCGATTCGGCCCGATCGAGTGA